A DNA window from bacterium contains the following coding sequences:
- a CDS encoding ATP-binding cassette domain-containing protein: MDPAVLLRLESVRVSFGGVRALDGVSFAVEEGSIHGLIGPNGAGKTTALNVATGLVRPTAGRVTVGADGREPEPRRLIDAGIARAFQTPAVFEDLNAVDNVLVGAHRLANAGLFRGVLRIGAAKREERTLRARAEQILADVGFDGRLTESASTLSFGNRRRLELARCLISEPRLLLLDEPTAGLSGDEVRAFADLLRALSDRLSHPVTILIVEHNVPLMFSLCTKVTALAEGRCLIEGTPQAVRHDSRVIEAYLGRPSRPTSEPDHATPKIEDRKPRVGGVQPHIAELRSTNETPLRVAGLYAGYGNTVVLRDVHIEVWPGEVVAMFGRNGAGKSTLMSSIVGAVKIRRGQVTYGGSRIDRLRTDQIVNRGIGFVPQGRATIESQSVDDNLLLSLFGLRLSKRQIVERRAEIFERFPRLAGRQRQLAGTLSGGERQMLAIAKATIRKPALLLLDEPSTGLAPAIVTELQDALAGIARDGTAILIAEQAVDWVVPLANRAYWIESGRVVRESSADDLMDSDGVTSAYLGDQASGDFSEMGRRSRLGRQPGTLEEAAAEC, translated from the coding sequence GTGGATCCGGCGGTCCTCCTCAGGCTCGAGTCGGTCCGTGTCTCCTTCGGAGGCGTCCGGGCGTTGGACGGGGTTTCTTTCGCCGTCGAAGAGGGTTCGATACATGGGCTGATCGGACCGAATGGGGCTGGTAAGACCACAGCCCTGAACGTCGCGACAGGGCTCGTGCGACCGACCGCGGGCCGAGTCACTGTCGGCGCCGACGGGCGCGAGCCGGAGCCTCGCCGACTGATCGATGCGGGGATCGCCAGAGCTTTCCAAACGCCGGCTGTGTTTGAGGACTTGAACGCCGTGGACAACGTCCTTGTCGGGGCGCACCGGCTCGCGAACGCCGGCCTCTTCAGAGGTGTGCTCCGCATCGGCGCAGCGAAGCGCGAAGAGAGGACGCTTCGTGCTCGTGCGGAGCAGATCCTTGCTGACGTCGGATTTGATGGGCGGCTTACTGAGTCGGCTAGCACGCTCTCCTTCGGAAATCGCCGTCGTTTGGAGCTTGCCCGGTGTCTCATCTCGGAGCCGAGGCTGCTCCTTCTCGACGAACCGACCGCCGGTCTCAGCGGAGATGAGGTCCGTGCTTTCGCCGATCTGCTTCGTGCACTTTCGGACCGACTAAGTCACCCGGTCACCATCCTGATCGTGGAGCACAACGTTCCGTTGATGTTCTCGCTGTGCACAAAGGTGACGGCGCTGGCGGAGGGCCGCTGTCTAATCGAAGGGACGCCTCAGGCAGTCCGACATGACAGCCGCGTGATTGAGGCGTACTTGGGCCGACCATCCCGACCGACAAGCGAGCCGGACCACGCAACGCCGAAGATCGAAGACAGAAAACCGCGTGTCGGTGGGGTCCAACCTCACATAGCGGAACTGCGATCTACCAACGAGACGCCACTGCGTGTGGCCGGCCTCTATGCAGGCTACGGGAACACCGTCGTCCTGAGGGACGTACACATTGAGGTGTGGCCTGGGGAAGTTGTGGCGATGTTCGGTCGAAACGGAGCAGGTAAATCGACTTTGATGAGTTCGATCGTTGGCGCGGTGAAGATCCGCCGGGGACAGGTGACGTACGGAGGGTCGCGTATCGATCGGCTTCGCACAGACCAAATCGTGAACAGGGGAATCGGTTTCGTCCCCCAAGGGCGCGCGACCATCGAGAGCCAAAGCGTTGACGACAATCTGCTTCTATCGCTGTTCGGGCTCCGCCTCTCGAAGCGGCAAATCGTGGAGAGACGCGCCGAAATCTTCGAGCGGTTCCCACGTCTTGCGGGACGTCAGAGGCAACTCGCAGGGACGCTCAGCGGCGGCGAGCGCCAGATGCTCGCCATAGCCAAAGCGACGATACGCAAACCGGCGCTTCTACTGCTCGACGAGCCATCGACGGGCCTGGCCCCGGCCATCGTCACTGAACTCCAGGATGCCCTGGCTGGTATCGCGAGGGATGGGACGGCGATTCTGATAGCTGAGCAGGCTGTGGACTGGGTGGTTCCGCTCGCCAACAGGGCCTACTGGATCGAGTCGGGGAGAGTCGTCAGGGAAAGCTCAGCCGATGATCTGATGGACAGCGATGGCGTCACGTCCGCCTACCTCGGAGATCAGGCGTCGGGCGACTTCTCGGAGATGGGCAGGCGATCGCGGTTGGGACGGCAGCCAGGCACGCTCGAAGAGGCGGCCGCGGAGTGCTGA
- a CDS encoding branched-chain amino acid ABC transporter permease: protein MIGRVPAVTAGVACTLCAVAASLLPPFARFVAGELGVLIVVAVGVNLVMGVAGLFSVASPAFLGLGATSVAILLIHSVPLLPSVLAAVLLGCAIGWLVGLVALRLSGIYFAIITLAFLNVFLAVINWAGPLTGGGYGLVVPIQFLPLVGPLTADEVAVTAVMCAAIVAVLTHFAIHSRVGRAWVAIKNNRAAAELQGINVARTQTQAFALGNTLVTFAGVLQALLWGLTNPNSYSIDVAVAHLSYVVVGGVTPSIIGPIVGPILLFALPQFVHQLGSWLDVFYAGFMLMILLLAPRGIVGAIEQTRARLTQGRH from the coding sequence TTGATCGGCCGGGTCCCGGCGGTCACCGCGGGCGTTGCGTGCACCCTATGCGCGGTAGCAGCGTCGCTGCTGCCTCCCTTCGCGCGCTTTGTTGCTGGAGAACTGGGCGTGTTGATCGTCGTTGCGGTCGGGGTCAACCTTGTGATGGGTGTAGCTGGCCTGTTTTCTGTCGCGAGCCCGGCCTTCCTTGGCCTAGGTGCCACCTCAGTCGCGATCTTGCTGATTCATAGCGTCCCTCTACTACCATCAGTGTTGGCGGCAGTCTTACTGGGCTGTGCAATCGGTTGGCTTGTCGGACTGGTTGCTCTCCGGCTGTCGGGCATCTACTTCGCCATCATCACGCTCGCGTTTCTAAACGTATTTCTTGCCGTGATCAACTGGGCCGGCCCTTTGACGGGTGGGGGATACGGCTTGGTGGTCCCGATCCAGTTTCTTCCACTTGTCGGCCCGCTTACCGCCGACGAGGTCGCGGTGACAGCGGTTATGTGTGCTGCGATAGTGGCGGTGTTGACGCACTTTGCGATCCATTCTCGCGTGGGCCGCGCGTGGGTAGCGATCAAGAACAATCGCGCCGCGGCGGAGCTACAGGGCATCAATGTCGCGCGGACACAGACACAGGCCTTCGCGCTCGGCAACACACTCGTGACCTTCGCCGGAGTACTACAAGCATTGCTCTGGGGGCTGACGAATCCGAACTCTTATAGCATCGACGTGGCAGTCGCTCATCTCTCGTACGTAGTGGTCGGGGGGGTGACTCCGAGCATCATCGGTCCGATCGTAGGCCCAATCCTCTTATTCGCGCTCCCTCAGTTCGTTCATCAGCTCGGATCTTGGCTCGACGTCTTCTACGCGGGATTCATGCTCATGATCTTGCTTCTGGCGCCCCGTGGGATTGTGGGTGCCATCGAGCAGACGAGAGCTCGCCTAACACAGGGCAGACACTAG
- a CDS encoding branched-chain amino acid ABC transporter permease has protein sequence MALLVGALALGGIYALVAVGVVMVFRSTGILNFAQGELLMVGGYAYVLAAGATSSPILQIASPLAAGAVAGLLLFALTSILLRFADELVVVLGTFALSILMQAIARLKFSDTPIPAQPWLVGDRVISLGTVRLEANSLLAIGLSAVVTVVLFVWFQRSTYGKAMRAVAEDRFRAGISGIPVRRMLIMSWVLGSALAAVAGVFLVPTTGAFPGLGATVLLPAFFAAVIGGLDSVVGAVVAGFIFGLAQTYAVVVFGDALRDVAIFAILLGVLIVRPSGLLGSQRIRRY, from the coding sequence ATGGCACTGCTCGTGGGAGCGTTGGCACTTGGCGGGATCTATGCGCTCGTGGCCGTCGGGGTTGTAATGGTCTTCCGGTCAACCGGAATACTGAACTTCGCCCAGGGTGAGCTGCTGATGGTTGGCGGCTACGCCTACGTGCTGGCTGCCGGCGCGACTAGCTCACCGATCCTGCAAATCGCGAGCCCGCTTGCAGCCGGTGCCGTGGCAGGCCTGCTGCTGTTCGCGCTTACCAGCATCTTGCTCCGATTTGCCGATGAATTGGTGGTGGTCCTCGGTACCTTTGCGCTTTCGATTCTCATGCAGGCCATCGCTCGCCTGAAGTTTTCGGACACCCCAATTCCCGCCCAGCCTTGGCTTGTCGGCGATCGGGTTATCTCGCTGGGGACCGTTCGCCTCGAAGCCAACTCGCTGCTTGCGATAGGCCTGAGCGCGGTGGTCACGGTCGTGCTCTTCGTGTGGTTCCAGCGTTCCACCTATGGGAAGGCCATGCGTGCGGTCGCCGAAGATCGCTTCCGGGCTGGGATCAGCGGCATTCCGGTGAGGCGCATGCTCATAATGAGTTGGGTCCTGGGCAGTGCTCTCGCGGCGGTCGCCGGTGTGTTCCTCGTTCCGACGACAGGGGCGTTCCCCGGTTTGGGCGCCACAGTTCTTCTCCCGGCATTCTTCGCTGCTGTTATCGGCGGACTTGACAGTGTTGTGGGTGCCGTCGTGGCGGGATTCATCTTCGGGCTGGCGCAAACGTATGCGGTCGTAGTCTTTGGAGACGCACTCCGAGACGTGGCGATCTTCGCCATTCTTCTAGGAGTCCTGATAGTGCGACCGAGCGGCCTGCTCGGTAGCCAGCGGATCCGGCGGTATTGA
- a CDS encoding non-heme iron oxygenase ferredoxin subunit, whose product MQVTIDGLKICLARSGDGSWHAISDVCTHEEYSLSEGDIWGNHVECALHGSRFNLVTGEPDQLPARTPVRVYQVEVRGGSVFVKM is encoded by the coding sequence ATGCAGGTGACAATTGACGGCCTGAAGATCTGCCTGGCCAGGAGTGGCGATGGGTCATGGCACGCCATATCCGATGTCTGTACGCACGAGGAATACTCGCTCAGCGAAGGCGATATCTGGGGTAATCACGTCGAGTGCGCCCTACACGGGTCGCGCTTCAATCTGGTAACGGGTGAGCCCGACCAGTTGCCGGCCCGGACGCCCGTCCGCGTCTATCAGGTCGAAGTCAGGGGCGGCTCGGTGTTCGTCAAGATGTAA
- a CDS encoding ferredoxin-NAD reductase: protein MASPVVIVGGGAAGAGVASGLRRGGWTGGISVISDEAVAPYERPPLSKEFLRSTRSAESLGVLPVDWYRENDVELIDGRAVSLNPDERAVQVAGGNNIRYSNLVLATGGRPRRLDWHDPQGRILYLRSLQDARALKEALGPGRRIVIIGAGFIGGEVAASARHLGASVTIVEALPLPLARVLDEDIAGMYADLHGENGVNLRLSSQVVAVRAGSDLELTLHDGNVLNCDVVLIGIGLEPNVNLAVDAGLECRNGIVVDEFGRSSADGIFAAGDVANHFNPVYQRWLRVEHHDNALKQGAIVAANILGDRRPYEAPHWFWSVQYDCTLEAVGWWQEHDQAVTRGTLESRRFVRFYLKAGQIVGAVGLNAGRDVRRAGRLVGSRMRIEAVNLADEAWDLRRALVATPIGGIE, encoded by the coding sequence GTGGCGTCACCAGTCGTAATCGTTGGAGGTGGCGCTGCTGGCGCCGGAGTTGCTTCCGGCCTCAGGCGGGGGGGATGGACGGGCGGAATCAGCGTGATCTCCGACGAGGCTGTGGCCCCGTATGAGCGGCCTCCGCTCTCGAAGGAGTTCTTGAGGTCAACTCGATCGGCGGAATCGCTGGGCGTGCTCCCCGTTGATTGGTACCGCGAGAATGATGTGGAGCTCATCGATGGTCGGGCCGTGTCCTTGAACCCAGATGAGCGGGCGGTACAGGTAGCCGGCGGCAACAACATCAGGTACTCGAACCTCGTTCTAGCCACTGGCGGCCGGCCCCGGCGATTGGATTGGCACGACCCACAGGGACGCATTTTGTACCTGCGGTCGCTTCAAGACGCTCGCGCCTTGAAGGAAGCCCTCGGCCCAGGTCGGCGCATCGTTATCATCGGCGCAGGATTCATCGGGGGCGAGGTCGCCGCCTCTGCACGCCACCTCGGCGCAAGCGTGACTATCGTCGAGGCCTTGCCGCTGCCCTTGGCGCGTGTGTTGGATGAGGACATCGCGGGTATGTACGCCGACCTGCACGGCGAGAACGGGGTCAACCTCCGGCTTTCAAGTCAGGTTGTGGCGGTCCGGGCGGGCTCCGACCTAGAGCTGACACTGCACGATGGCAATGTCTTGAATTGTGACGTAGTTCTTATCGGGATTGGTCTGGAACCCAATGTCAACTTGGCGGTTGACGCTGGTCTCGAGTGTCGCAATGGGATCGTCGTTGACGAGTTCGGACGAAGCAGCGCCGACGGAATTTTTGCTGCCGGTGACGTTGCCAATCATTTCAACCCTGTGTACCAAAGATGGTTGCGCGTCGAGCACCACGACAATGCTCTGAAGCAGGGTGCCATCGTTGCAGCCAATATCCTCGGAGACCGTCGGCCGTACGAGGCTCCCCATTGGTTCTGGTCGGTCCAATATGACTGCACTTTGGAGGCGGTCGGCTGGTGGCAAGAGCACGATCAGGCCGTCACGAGAGGAACTCTGGAATCCCGCAGGTTTGTGAGGTTTTATTTGAAGGCTGGCCAGATTGTCGGCGCGGTCGGTCTCAACGCGGGCCGGGATGTGCGCAGGGCAGGTCGGCTCGTTGGCTCCCGCATGCGAATCGAGGCGGTCAATCTGGCTGACGAGGCGTGGGACCTGCGCAGGGCATTGGTGGCCACGCCGATAGGAGGAATCGAGTAG
- a CDS encoding Rieske (2Fe-2S) protein — protein sequence MPDPKPGPDRVFEVGTVDEFTHGVVRLVQVKGREVGVLRWYDRWYALRNVCPHIGGPVCNGLVSPLLVEERPWSDADLRVDTERPMLMCPWHFWEYDLTTGLSLSGRESVRMYGAYESAGRVFVDLSLPPRAIGSAGVVAGNGGARD from the coding sequence GTGCCGGATCCTAAGCCTGGGCCGGATCGGGTATTCGAGGTGGGGACGGTGGATGAGTTCACGCACGGCGTTGTTCGTCTAGTCCAAGTCAAAGGCCGCGAGGTCGGTGTTCTTAGGTGGTATGACCGCTGGTACGCTTTGCGGAACGTCTGTCCGCACATTGGCGGCCCGGTATGTAACGGCCTCGTGAGCCCCCTCCTAGTCGAGGAGCGACCGTGGTCTGATGCCGACCTGAGAGTCGATACTGAGCGACCGATGCTCATGTGTCCCTGGCATTTCTGGGAATACGATCTGACGACTGGCCTCAGCCTTAGTGGTCGAGAGAGCGTCAGGATGTACGGAGCTTACGAATCCGCGGGCAGAGTTTTCGTTGATTTGAGCTTACCGCCACGGGCGATCGGGTCGGCAGGCGTTGTGGCGGGAAACGGCGGCGCGCGAGACTGA